The nucleotide sequence gaagaggaagaatcaaaatccaaaaaaaatctgaaaagtCTCTAAGCGCAAGCTTCTCGTCGAGGCTGAGCGTAGAAGAGAGCTTCCAGATCCGGTGGTTGAAAATAGCCGTTCATAGGCGGATCTCGTTTCCTCACAACCATGGATTTCTTCCTCGGCGGCGGTGGACAAACAGAAGCCACCGGAATCCTATACATCCTGCTTCTCGGCGTCGTACATTCTTCCTCCGCCATCTCCGTCGTCGTCCTCTCCACCACCATCTCCATTCccatcccttcttcttcttatcacttCTTCGATTCTCTCTCGGATTTCGAAATCTTTataagagggaaaaaaaaacaccaaaattttgaaGTGTGAGAAGAGGCGGttacatctttttatttttatttttatatattactatcaaattataaaaatcaaatcagtgattaaattttcagatttttttccttttaaaattttgggagggagaatatgaaaaaaaatttaaaaaaaaaaacggggaATCTTTTTCTACAACGAAGCTGTTCCAACGGTGGAGATTTGTTTTCTACAGCTTACTCTGAGCTGTAAATAGTGACGTGGTGATGTATGATTGGATAATCGCACTAAACTAATGTAACGCGTGACCCCACCCACCGTTTCAGACGCTCCTCCCCACCCCATCATTATTTGTCCCACtttaatatcttaatttttattcCGTTTGTGGCGGCGCGAACTTGCGCGACAAGTCCCTTTGGGCgggattcttaaaaaaaaaaaaaaaaaaagtgtctttcctttttcttttcttttttttgcagcgaaaactttttttttttatctttgtacCAATCGGTTTATACAATCAAACCGAAATTGAATCGGTTTTGTTTCATCATAGCTTCTGGAAGTGAATCGCGTGGGAGGCACGTGGTCTATTTcctcaaaattcacatgattgaTTATTGACTTGAACAGAGTGTGAAGACCATTTCTGAGAATCATTTGTTTACGGTACGTTTCTTCTAGTCCTAAAGTTACAAAGTCAAAGCCACATATCACCAAtaagaattaagaaattaaaaatactaataaagtTGTTGATTTTGTCACAGTTTACTGTATTTAATAAGATTAATTAGCTTACGGTATTGATGACGGCACcaatcaaaaaatattaaaatctaaattttacgAATATTAAATCTTAAATGTAATGAAATtgtcaacaacaaaaagaaaaaaatatagttggCAAACTTactatagtaaaaaaataaaaaaagtttagtgaaaatataataaagcaAATTACAACACTTCACTTGATCTTTTTTGCCCTACATAGAAAAGTTCATTGGGCTAATACAAACCCAAACAAATCTTGAACGGCCCAATCCGTTTAACAATCTTTTTGTAGcctcatgatttttttttttttgggtagaattTTTGTAGCAGCCTCATGTAATGTTCGTCGTTGTTGTCAAACTACTTGTCTTACTAATCCTTTCCTTTTTTCCACTTGACTTGGTCTTCTAGTTTCAACGTCAGTTAAATTAGTCCTCAGATAAGTTTTAAATCTGATGTTTTTAAATTACAACGTAATTTCTTAAAAGACGTATAGTagagtttaattatttaaaataaaacaacaaattttatgtgGAAACAGAGTTGTTTGCAGGTCCTTGTTGTTGTCAATGAAAATTTCTTGCAAAACACTGAAAAAATGTCAACTTATATGTGAACATGGAGAGCCTATCATATTCTCTAGGTTATATATGATGCTTGTGATTATGAATATTTATACAATAGTTCttggttttattaattaataaaaattattaattgataagCAATATTGCAGGTCCACTGTACTACATAACTTCATCACCAACAAAACGTAGTCCTCATAGTCCTATTCCTGCTATTTATTATTCATTTACAGATTCAGttctcagaattttttttttttttaatttcatttttaagtaaatttaaCAAATAGTCTAACATATGCTATTCACTTATTCAACTTTCTAATTAACATTAGTTagtatattttcatttatatatttatgcatAGACATATTGAATAATTAAGCTGGATATATATTATACTGTATAAACCCGCAAgggtaattttaattttctttatgatTAACTGGAGTTAATAAAGAAGTACAAAAACATGACTAAGTAGAGCTATAAATTCAACCTAAAACCCATAAATAACAACAGTTaggaaaaaattaattaaaaaagagcAGAGATGTCAATATCAATGCCAACTAGCAGCTTTCGATATAAATGCAACAGTTcggagaaaataaaagagttagAATTAGTCAAAATCAGCAACACcaattgtataatttatatCCTAGTAATCAAAGTGACATTTTTATACACGTAATTCCAAAAACCactaaactatataattaagaggaaattttatacaaatatcTAACATTTTTAAAGGTTACCAAAGTTTCTAATTAGGACACTTGcgtttattggtttttttttgttgttgttcgtATTTTTCTTCACGATCCACGAGTTCAATTATTTGCcactaaaatatatacttttttatattgAAAGAAAAGCTGAATTGCAAACAGCTGTGTTGTTTCCTCCTAAATTTTTCGACTCTTCTGTCTTTTTCGAAAGGTACCAATTATATATGGCCACTTTGTAGATCCATTTCATTTTCTACCCcatattttttcttaacaacATATAGTACTTTGATGACATAATTATATTCAGACAGATTCGCACTTTAGTGTGTTATATTCACGTCTTAGCTTATTTGGTAAATCTATACACTCCAAAGTTAAATATACCtatctttatttcattttcatagatataaaaatcaaaaacaaaatttgtcaaAAAGCATCAATCGTTTAGCTACACGAGATATAGTTTTGAGATATACTAGCTTTTTtcccctaaatttttttttttttaggaaaagaatATTATAACAAACTAGTTTTGGGGATTGAAACTTGAAGGAATATATTACAATGTGTTAGTGTAAATTACTCTATGCTGCTTTTGGCTCGTGGATCTATTTCCATGTTTGAAAAAATTGTTGATTAGTCGTACACATTACCACGCGAGTTTATTTTGTGTTTAGTTTTCATCTACAcgatacaatttttatttatttataaactatCTCTTATTTACTATGAAATTGTCGTCTCAGTTCAATACTGTTAAGCATTGGTTTACTTTTTGGGATAGcttactaaaaaataaattcatttttatcATGCACTCCAGataacaattttctttttaatatgcCTTCAGCCTTCGTATACCACCATATTTTAAAAGACTGCAGGTGATATAATACATATAAACCcgtatatatattgaatatttGTATCTCGAGAGTCTTTTAGTACATGGGGACACCTTCTGATGCAATGATACAAGTGAATCTTTGGGTTCACACGTTAAATAATTCCCGAAAaatacattatgttttttttttgctgtatcTAATTAATAACATATAGTATTAGATATCGAGATCGGTACCATATATTTCAAAggattattaatttgttttaatagttttaattcaaatatgaaaaCCATTAATAGTTTTCGTTCGATATATGCTTTCAGCAGGACAATCGTGCAAGTTGCGACTTCGCGTAATATGGATACACGTAATAAATCCATGAACAGTTGAATCACACCAAATTAAGTTTAATCGAAGTAACCGAACGGTTTGGTTCAAACTTAACCGAAATTGTagtaatttcttcttcttcttcttcttttttttgtcgtcttgTGTAAATTTCAATCTTCCAAAAACCCCACATTTTTctatcaagattttttttttcttttcttttggtcaataaacaaatttaacttATATGTAACAAAAGACTTTCCTGGATATTTTTATCTATTCGTATTTCACTATAATTTTTGTCTGATTTTTTCCCAAAGCCAATCAAACACGAATTGAAAACCAGAATTTCTTTCTATCATATGTTGCAAAATTTCTTCTACCAAATGTTGCATTTAAGttcttattaatttctttttaaaatttatagaattGGTTTGTACTCGTTAACAATAAAATTTGTACCCCAAactttaactatatataagcaCAAATTACTTAATGTTCACCGGTATGGACGGCAGAAATAAattaacagtttttaaaaataaggaatATCGATGCATGATGCACATGTcattaaatactatatatcaCCATCGTATATGTTCACATTCATTTGTCAACgatatatttcactttttttctaTTCCAATAACCAGTGGTGATTGATAGGTAGCTAA is from Camelina sativa cultivar DH55 chromosome 20, Cs, whole genome shotgun sequence and encodes:
- the LOC109131311 gene encoding uncharacterized protein LOC109131311, producing MGMEMVVERTTTEMAEEECTTPRSRMYRIPVASVCPPPPRKKSMVVRKRDPPMNGYFQPPDLEALFYAQPRREACA